The following are from one region of the Alicyclobacillus fastidiosus genome:
- a CDS encoding chemotaxis protein CheD → MADSSQQVRIGIAEGAVIRRAGQIVTAGLGSCVGLVLYDDVVDVAGMVHIMLPNAPKPDPIHPQKYADTAIAWLYEALLREGARPLHVKAKMAGGAQMFRNLTTEALRIGDRNVQMTTELLHGLQIPVVAEDVGGHYGRTVRFDLPTRVFSIRTARGEERQI, encoded by the coding sequence ATGGCTGATTCATCACAGCAGGTGCGCATCGGCATCGCGGAGGGGGCCGTGATTCGACGCGCTGGGCAAATTGTCACCGCAGGACTTGGGTCCTGTGTGGGTTTGGTGCTGTACGACGATGTAGTGGACGTCGCCGGGATGGTTCACATCATGTTGCCAAACGCCCCCAAGCCGGATCCGATTCATCCCCAAAAGTACGCGGATACTGCCATCGCTTGGCTGTACGAGGCGCTGCTGCGCGAGGGAGCACGCCCTCTGCACGTAAAGGCCAAGATGGCCGGGGGAGCGCAAATGTTTCGGAACCTAACTACGGAGGCATTGCGAATCGGGGATCGGAATGTCCAGATGACCACCGAGCTTCTGCACGGCTTACAAATTCCGGTGGTTGCAGAAGACGTAGGCGGTCACTATGGTAGAACTGTTCGTTTCGACTTGCCAACGCGCGTGTTCTCCATTCGTACGGCGCGCGGCGAGGAGCGGCAAATCTAG